One genomic window of Nicotiana sylvestris chromosome 10, ASM39365v2, whole genome shotgun sequence includes the following:
- the LOC104222727 gene encoding uncharacterized protein: MAKSNSDKSDGLEILSIGKLYTGQWDKKYWSSSRGKDRYPYPIGYNALRTQNGITYKMEIHEGLNGPLFTISSTDGHSCSGQTADIVWESFQKRGYQIKLLRGKRYSSKIDGVEFFGFKNTFVQRLLRELVTNISGMPEQNILSSNSLGNETSEAVKPTENAGSKADPNLLPHMAKPQSAAKRNRKSRTNNTKSPANSSLKKPRRQNKSCNVKALISDQQEYGEHPHPFSANKGSPNSSEALQESETSQTIIEREKVLVLVEESFDKDDHLKVDSFSSQGGMKHLNPENNLPLEESMKILKDGKPFDRSKVLEEQVIKNQMAEEKDEEPPVTNEILRINDANLWAPDTLDHPPDDSFNLAADMVKDGVAAVTTASPDSLIIDSHPQSEMDTSCLEVNSERNESDSVGHEIANSMMTLLLPRALPLLSTYTRKKKNVKNSPEISGRNSQDKNKKIDTSVSELDETSMLRQKENINFPVQDYVPASTACSLAEAVVPDSFDNAEVGYTPSQGLAQILQVAEASKEDQSVRGLQTCRSEIEGPSMNDNSEAKPSVCNGETGTEIENDVLPSTQKFVQAPKKEISGTQRTGAIISGRLANVPPSAESMVQHVSLSKRIICRDVRDDSVPETSAGINGMRTSRSLQGSSSMQHQIDQSISADEPHIDGWPLNFHTKERFTNTSGTPSNMASRSQEEEMDWMLNHTETSKFLDSTAIKSEDKLTEKLSRDQRFVRFTGPLLHNQNQKINVSADTTEKNENTENISMEAHKDLKTESERSGVLKLIAGYDHPMPVSSMLLSTQENDLYICVLCGQPLHEDRTIFMYKVPMAGEERGSPSFIGHASISFPSFGGAFGGDIELDSAAVQLTPIGQSLVLFNSVKAPGCREGDIKCRCSSCASNHFEENAVKIMQIRNGYVSIIAKLKTILSVCYILVCPPDHLVAVDESGKLYIWVMNSEWSAETEECCLLPPDCPPFCSMKLKRIPKFSSLVLGYNGFGEFSLWDIKKCMLVSKFSAASTSAFQCLPVSLFRWQRKYSDPAGVTEETIDEITDVTRMSFLETSDNQPFCSSEDKDVAIWLLILTSPDPDQPAYESSEQQSSPVHWWRLALLVNNTMIMGNSLDPRATALGFSAGHGIIGRSDGLVYMWELTTGKRLQNLHHFKGSTVSCITTDDSSHGAVAIASDRGQVLVYMGS; encoded by the exons ATGGCGAAGAGTAACTCGGATAAATCAGACGGATTGGAGATATTATCAATTGGCAAGCTTTACACTGGTCAATGGGATAAAAAATACTGGAGCTCCTCTAGG GGCAAAGACCGCTATCCTTATCCTATTGGATACAATGCTCTAAGGACCCAAAATGGAATCACTTACAAAATGGAAATTCATGAAGGCCTTAACGGGCCATTATTTACG ATCAGTTCTACAGATGGGCATTCATGTAGTGGGCAAACTGCAGATATTGTCTGGGAGAGTTTCCAGAAAAGAGGATATCAAATAAAATTGTTGCGTGGAAAGAGATACTCCAGTAAGATTGATGGTGTGGAG TTTTTTGGGTTCAAGAACACATTTGTTCAGAGGTTACTCAGGGAGTTGGTGACGAATATCAGTGGAATGCCAGAGCAGAATATCTTGTCGTCTAACTCTCTTGGGAATGAGACATCCGAGGCAGTAAAACCAACTGAAAACGCGGGATCAAAAGCAGATCCTAATCTGCTACCGCACATGGCAAAACCACAAAGTGCTGCAAAGAGAAATAGGAAATCTAGAACCAATAATACCAAGTCACCTGCCAATAGCAGTCTCAAAAAACCTCGACGTCAGAATAAAAGTTGCAACGTCAAAGCTTTGATTTCTGATCAACAGGAATATGGTGAACATCCGCATCCCTTTTCCGCAAATAAAGGGTCTCCCAATAGTTCAGAAGCATTGCAAGAGTCAGAGACCTCACAAACAATAATTGAACGAGAAAAAGTTCTGGTTCTGGTCGAAGAATCTTTTGACAAAGATGATCATCTGAAAGTGGATAGTTTTAGTTCTCAGGGAGGGATGAAGCATTTAAATCCTGAGAACAATTTACCCTTAGAAGAATCTATGAAAATACTAAAAGATGGAAAGCCG TTTGATAGGTCAAAAGTTCTGGAAGAGCAGGTGATCAAAAACCAAATGGCCGAAGAGAAGGATGAGGAACCACCAGTTACAAATGAAATACTAAGAATTAATGATGCCAATCTTTGGGCACCTGATACTTTGGATCACCCGCCAG ATGATTCTTTCAATCTCGCCGCAGATATGGTGAAGGATGGTGTAGCTGCTGTTACTACCGCTAGTCCTGATTCTCTAATAATTGATTCACATCCACAAAGTGAAATGGATACGTCTTGTTTGGAAGTGAACTCAGAGAGAAATGAGTCAGATTCTGTTGGGCATGAAATAGCCAACTCAATGATGACACTTCTCCTTCCTCGAGCACTTCCTCTGCTTAGTACATACACTAGAAAGAAAAAGAATGTTAAAAATTCACCAGAAATATCTGGTCGTAACTCTCAAGACAAAAATAAGAAGATCGACACATCTG TCAGTGAGCTTGATGAGACTTCAATGCTCAGACAGAAGGAAAATATTAACTTTCCAGTTCAAGATTATGTTCCAGCATCTACAGCTTGTTCCCTTGCAGAAGCTGTTGTTCCTGATAGTTTTGATAATGCTGAAGTTGGATATACTCCAAGTCAGGGTTTAGCTCAGATCCTACAAGTAGCTGAAGCTTCTAAAGAAGATCAAAGTGTTCGAGGTCTACAAACCTGCAGATCTGAAATCGAGGGGCCATCAATGAATGATAATTCAGAAGCAAAGCCATCAGTTTGCAATGGTGAAACAG GGACAGAAATAGAAAATGATGTCTTACCAAGCACACAGAAATTTGTTCAAGCACCAAAAAAGGAAATTAGTGGAACCCAAAGGACAGGTGCAATTATCAGTGGGCGCTTAGCTAACGTTCCACCTTCTGCTGAATCAATGGTGCAACATGTTTCTTTATCGAAACGTATCATCTGCAGAGATGTCAGAGATGATTCTGTTCCAGAGACAAGTGCCGGCATAAATGGGATGCGCACCTCACGTTCCTTGCAAGGAAGCTCTTCTATGCAGCACCAAATCGATCAATCGATATCTGCTGATGAACCCCACATTGATGGATGGCCCCTTAACTTCCATACAAAAGAAAGGTTCACTAATACCAGTGGTACACCTTCTAACATGGCCTCGAGATcacaagaagaagaaatggattgGATGCTAAACCATACTGAAACTTCAAAGTTTCTTGATTCAACTGCAATCAAATCGGAAGACAAATTGACTGAAAAATTGTCCAGAGACCAACGCTTTGTCAGGTTTACTGGTCCTTTGTTACATAATCAAAACCAGAAGATAAATGTTTCTGCTGACACCACTGAGAAAAACGAGAATACTGAGAACATAAGCATGGAGGCCCATAAAGATTTAAAGACTGAGAGTGAAAGAAGTGGTGTTCTCAAGCTTATTGCAGGCTATGATCATCCCATGCCAGTTTCATCAATGCTATTGAGCACACAAGAAAATGATCTTTACATTTGTGTTTTATGCGGTCAACCGTTGCACGAGGATAGAACTATTTTCATGTACAAGGTCCCAATGGCAGGAGAAGAAAGGGGGTCCCCTTCTTTTATTGGTCATGCTTCCATAAGTTTTCCATCTTTTGGCGGTGCCTTCGGTGGAGAT ATTGAACTGGATAGTGCTGCTGTGCAGTTGACACCAATTGGTCAATCGCTTGTGTTGTTCAACAGTGTAAAAGCCCCAGGCTGCAG GGAGGGTGACATAAAGTGTCGGTGCTCATCATGTGCTTCgaatcattttgaggaaaatgcAGTAAAAATCATGCAAATTAGAAATGGTTATGTCTCTATCATTGCTAAACTGAAAACAATTCTAAGTGTATGTTATATATTGGTTTGTCCACCTGATCACCTTGTTGCTGTGGATGAAAGTGGGAAGCTGTACATATGGGTCATGAATTCAGAATGGAG TGCGGAGACGGAAGAATGCTGTTTGCTGCCACCCGACTGCCCACCCTTTTGTTCAATGAAGTTGAAAAGAATACCAAAGTTTTCTAGTTTGGTTCTTGGGTACAATGGATTTGGGGAATTTAGCCTATG GGATATAAAGAAGTGCATGCTTGTGTCGAAGTTTTCTGCTGCCAGTACTTCTGCTTTTCAATGCCTTCCAGTCAGTCTTTTTAGATGGCAAAGAAAGTACAGTGATCCTGCCGGGGTCACAGAAGAGACTATTGACGAAATAACAGATGTCACAAGGATGTCTTTCTTGGAAACGAGTGACAATCAACCCTTTTGCTCATCAGAGGATAAAGATGTGGCAATTTGGCTTCTGATTTTGACTTCTCCTGACCCAGATCAGCCTGCTTATGAATCTAGCGAGCAGCAGTCCAGCCCAGTTCATTGGTGGAGGCTCGCTCTACTGGTTAATAACACAATGATCATGGGAAATTCTCTTGACCCAAG GGCTACTGCACTTGGTTTTTCAGCTGGTCATGGGATTATTGGGAGAAGTGATGGACTGGTCTACATGTGGGAATTAACTACTGGGAAAAGACTCCAAAATCTGCATCACTTTAAAG GTTCAACAGTTTCATGCATTACTACTGATGATTCAAGCCATGGTGCAGTGGCCATAGCCAGTGATCGAGGTCAGGTGCTGGTATATATGGGATCTTGA